A stretch of Henckelia pumila isolate YLH828 chromosome 4, ASM3356847v2, whole genome shotgun sequence DNA encodes these proteins:
- the LOC140863795 gene encoding rop guanine nucleotide exchange factor 1-like: protein MEKNEGSQSEDEFEDLQSRRFEGSYSLSADVSESESSTSSACTFSSRNQLASISTTSSPLYLASKSDCLPPPPIMLPVVGGRHVIISPEKPDRSNIERPELSEAELMKERFAKLLLGEDMSGGGKGVSTALAISNAITNLAASVFGELWKLEPLSPQKKSMWRREMEWLLHVSYSIVELIPSVQEFPGGGSFEVMVTQQRSDLYVNLPALKKLDVMLINILDGFHDNEFYYVDRGIVVADGDHAEAYPGSASSQRPSIALEEKWWLPFPKVPAKGLSEGSRRLLQHCKECTQQIFKAAVGINSSVLSEMEVPQAYLEGLPKSEKACLGEILYRLLTADQFSPDCLLDYLDLSSEYSTLEIVNRIERAIHFWRLKCKKKKLNRSKTGLIWGNTVKGLVDDSEKSKTYAHRADALLKNLKFHFPGLPQTVLDMNKIQYNKDVGQSILESYSRVMESLAFNLMARIDDLLYVDDATKQRVMAESLLLHNRRGIITCSRDPHNQISPMPFIDQSSSSSSQTGSPCRFSMLGSQRPRRSRHAGSQPSF, encoded by the exons ATGGAGAAGAATGAAGGCTCGCAGTCGGAGGATGAGTTCGAGGATTTGCAATCTCGCCGTTTCGAAGGCAGTTATAGCTTGAGCGCTGACGTCAGCGAGTCGGAGAGTTCCACTTCGAGCGCGTGCACGTTTTCTTCACGGAATCAGTTGGCTTCCATCTCAACGACGTCGTCTCCTCTGTATCTGGCTTCGAAATCGGATTGTTTGCCACCGCCTCCGATCATGTTGCCCGTTGTTGGAGGCAGACACGTCATCATCTCGCCGGAGAAACCTGATAGGAGTAACATCGAGCGGCCTGAATTGTCGG AGGCTGAATTGATGAAGGAAAGATTTGCTAAGCTGTTGCTGGGAGAGGATATGTCAGGTGGAGGGAAGGGTGTCAGCACTGCTCTTGCAATCTCCAATGCAATAACTAATCTTGCTG CTAGTGTTTTCGGAGAGCTCTGGAAGTTGGAGCCGTTATCCCCGCAGAAAAAATCGATGTGGAGACGAGAAATGGAGTGGCTTTTACATGTGAGTTATTCTATTGTTGAGCTCATCCCATCAGTTCAAGAATTTCCTGGAGGTGGGAGCTTTGAGGTTATGGTGACTCAACAACGATCGGATTTGTATGTGAATCTTCCAGCACTTAAGAAGCTAGATGTAATGCTGATCAACATTTTGGATGGGTTTCATGACAACGAATTTTACTATGTTGATCGAGGGATAGTCGTCGCTGATGGAGATCATGCTGAAGCATATCCAGGTTCAGCATCTTCACAGAGACCTTCTATTGCCCTTGAAGAAAAGTGGTGGTTGCCATTCCCAAAGGTTCCAGCGAAAGGGTTGTCGGAGGGGTCAAGAAGGCTACTCCAACACTGTAAGGAATGCACACAACAAATTTTTAAAGCTGCTGTGGGAATTAATAGTAGCGTACTTTCAGAGATGGAAGTGCCTCAAGCTTACTTGGAGGGCTTGCCTAAG AGTGAGAAGGCTTGTTTAGGAGAAATTCTCTACCGTTTATTAACCGCCGATCAGTTCTCTCCTGATTGTCTTCTTGATTACCTGGACCTTTCATCCGAATACAGTACTCTGGAAATAGTGAACAGGATTGAGAGGGCTATACACTTTTGGAGATTGAAATGTAAAAAGAAAAAACTGAATCGTTCAAAGACAGGCTTGATATGGGGTAACACGGTAAAAGGCCTTGTTGATGATTCAGAAAAGAGTAAAACCTATGCACATCGAGCGGATGCTCTTCTCAAGAACTTGAAGTTTCACTTTCCTGGCCTTCCTCAAACTGTTTTGGACATGAACAAGATTCAGTATAACAAG GATGTCGGACAGTCGATCCTTGAAAGCTATTCCAGAGTAATGGAGAGCTTAGCCTTTAACTTAATGGCAAGAATTGATGATCTTCTATACGTAGATGATGCCACAAAACAACGTGTGATGGCAGAATCATTATTATTGCACAACCGGAGGGGAATAATAACCTGTTCTCGTGATCCACACAACCAAATTTCTCCTATGCCATTCATTGACCAAAGCTCTAGTTCATCATCACAGACGGGATCTCCAT